A window of Tripterygium wilfordii isolate XIE 37 chromosome 7, ASM1340144v1, whole genome shotgun sequence contains these coding sequences:
- the LOC120002043 gene encoding uncharacterized protein At1g66480-like isoform X2 has translation MGNSLGSKKTTKIMKISGETMKLKTPVKAIEVVKDYPGHVLLESESVKHYGIRAKPLEPHQNLEPKRLYFLVELPKTPTEKVPRRVRSGINMSAKDRLESLMLSRRSISDLSIIKPSGGSASTRSCIDETESNGVMRLKLRLPKGEVERLIKESRDEADAAARIVDLCVANTGNDDEIQQQVHWKSQKISKTSDQKRVSFLPASTEAEIQVAVASY, from the coding sequence ATGGGGAACTCTTTGGGAAGcaaaaagacaacaaaaatcatgaaaatcagCGGAGAAACAATGAAGCTGAAGACACCAGTGAAGGCAATTGAAGTGGTGAAGGACTATCCAGGCCATGTGTTGCTAGAATCAGAGTCGGTTAAACACTACGGCATCCGAGCGAAGCCGCTCGAACCACACCAAAACTTGGAACCCAAGAGGCTGTATTTCCTAGTAGAGTTGCCAAAGACACCGACAGAGAAAGTTCCGAGGAGGGTTCGGTCGGGGATCAACATGAGTGCTAAAGACAGGCTTGAGAGTCTCATGTTGTCTAGAAgatcaatttcagatttgtcCATCATTAAACCTAGTGGTGGTAGTGCTAGTACTAGAAGTTGCATTGATGAGACCGAGAGTAATGGTGTGATGAGGTTGAAATTGAGACTTCCGAAGGGGGAAGTGGAGAGGCTGATTAAAGAAAGCAGAGATGAAGCTGATGCAGCTGCGAGGATTGTGGATCTTTGTGTGGCAAATACTGGAAATGATGATGAGATTCAACAGCAAGTGCATTGGAAGAGTCAAAAGATTAGCAAGACAAGTGatcag